One segment of Curtobacterium poinsettiae DNA contains the following:
- a CDS encoding alkene reductase encodes MKLFEPASIGALSLSNRVVMAPLTRTRAGEHGVPNDLLVEHYRQRAGLGMIITEGTWPVQEGRSYPGQPGIETDEQIAGWRRVTDAVHAAGGTIVMQLMHGGRVSHTDISQTPRIVAPSAIAAPGQTHLADGSKADMPVPHELTTAEVQEAVQGFVQAARNAIAAGLDGVEVHGANGYLVHEFMSPVSNTRTDQYGGSPENRARFAIEVTTAIAEAIGADRTGIRLSPEHGIQGVIEDDAADVRATYTAVAEGLAPLGLAFVDVLHAEPTGDLVQHVRRTVGAPFIVNSGFSSLTTRDEAIAIVEGDHADAVAVGRAAIANPDLAHRWEHDAELNEPRPELFYGATAEGYTDYPSLAEARATVA; translated from the coding sequence GTGAAGCTCTTCGAACCCGCCTCCATCGGCGCCCTGTCCCTGTCGAACCGCGTCGTCATGGCCCCGCTCACGCGCACCCGCGCCGGCGAGCACGGGGTCCCGAACGACCTGCTCGTCGAGCACTACCGGCAGCGCGCCGGCCTCGGCATGATCATCACCGAGGGCACCTGGCCCGTGCAGGAGGGCCGCTCCTACCCCGGGCAGCCCGGCATCGAGACCGACGAGCAGATCGCCGGCTGGCGCCGCGTGACCGACGCCGTGCACGCCGCTGGCGGCACGATCGTCATGCAGCTCATGCACGGCGGCCGCGTCTCGCACACCGACATCTCGCAGACCCCGCGCATCGTCGCCCCGTCCGCCATCGCCGCCCCCGGGCAGACGCACCTGGCCGACGGCTCGAAGGCGGACATGCCCGTCCCGCACGAGCTGACCACCGCCGAGGTGCAGGAGGCCGTGCAGGGCTTCGTGCAGGCCGCCCGCAACGCGATCGCCGCCGGACTCGACGGGGTCGAGGTCCACGGCGCCAACGGCTACCTGGTGCACGAGTTCATGTCGCCGGTGTCGAACACCCGCACCGACCAGTACGGCGGCTCCCCCGAGAACCGCGCACGCTTCGCGATCGAGGTCACCACGGCCATCGCCGAGGCCATCGGCGCCGACCGCACCGGCATCCGCCTGTCGCCCGAGCACGGGATCCAGGGCGTCATCGAGGACGACGCCGCCGACGTCCGCGCCACCTACACCGCCGTCGCCGAGGGCCTCGCGCCGCTCGGCCTCGCCTTCGTCGACGTCCTGCACGCCGAGCCGACCGGTGACCTGGTGCAGCACGTCCGCCGCACCGTGGGCGCGCCGTTCATCGTGAACTCGGGCTTCTCGTCGCTCACCACCCGCGACGAGGCCATCGCGATCGTCGAGGGCGACCACGCCGACGCCGTCGCCGTGGGCCGCGCCGCGATCGCCAACCCGGACCTCGCGCACCGCTGGGAGCACGACGCCGAGCTCAACGAGCCGCGTCCGGAGCTCTTCTACGGCGCGACCGCCGAGGGCTACACCGACTACCCGTCGCTGGCCGAGGCGCGCGCGACCGTCGCGTAG
- a CDS encoding acyltransferase family protein: protein MSTATPGERGPAHRARDTTRWDIQGLRAFAVLAVVVYHLWPGALHGGFVGVDVFFVISGFLITGLLLREQLATGTIRLGRFWSRRAKRLLPAAFLTIVVTGIAVLVAVPSALWGQYGRELIASTVYLQNWELAANAVDYLASADAPSPFQHFWSLSVEEQFYILLPLLLLGIGALARRRFTPLATARLLLGSVVVLSLVWSIVQTATDPGVAYFSTGTRAWEFALGGLVATMHLPEVRTEVARRVRLVATGIGVVALALSLVVITPETAFPGIAALLPVAGAALVLLFGAGTEFEDVGALRPVAFFGRISYALYLWHWPLVVILPIMLGRPLDGATSSAVLLVAIGLATVTTIWFEEPVRFSTWLRDLQPRGVVSLAVICSFTVVTLGAATLTAVYVQEVNATTVTKQVTAEQEDDDESCFGAAARIGFADPCVDPELADVRVPAPAVAKDDDDNRAECWSGTFRPCVLGKTTGWSKHLIVIGDSHSNALLGAYEKIADDNGWRIDLAGAGGCYLTTAQQDSLSPSSMRGCNSWKHAAIDYVREHRDADALVVTHSTTQMPVSLPPGPARDKATRNGLVDAWEQAAGDELPVIAVRDNPVPRPDVVACLSTMSGPTTDACDRSRAEALGLTDSSVEAVAAFRAAGGRAASIDLSRYYCTDTTCPAVVGGVLVYRDSTHITATWASSLEPYLERALQDRLAAFAR from the coding sequence GTGAGTACAGCAACGCCGGGCGAGCGGGGCCCCGCGCACCGAGCGCGCGACACCACGCGGTGGGACATCCAGGGCCTCCGCGCGTTCGCCGTCCTCGCGGTCGTCGTCTACCACCTGTGGCCGGGTGCCCTGCACGGCGGGTTCGTCGGCGTCGACGTCTTCTTCGTGATCTCCGGCTTCCTGATCACCGGGCTCCTGCTGCGCGAACAGCTCGCGACGGGCACGATCCGGCTCGGACGGTTCTGGTCGCGCCGGGCCAAACGCCTGCTGCCGGCCGCGTTCCTCACCATCGTGGTCACCGGGATCGCGGTGCTCGTCGCCGTGCCGAGCGCGCTGTGGGGGCAGTACGGGCGCGAGCTGATCGCCTCGACGGTGTACCTGCAGAACTGGGAGCTCGCGGCGAACGCCGTCGACTACCTGGCGTCGGCCGACGCCCCCTCACCGTTCCAGCACTTCTGGTCGCTGTCGGTCGAGGAGCAGTTCTACATCCTCCTGCCGCTCCTGCTGCTCGGCATCGGGGCACTCGCACGCCGTCGGTTCACGCCGCTGGCGACCGCGCGGCTGCTGCTCGGCAGCGTCGTCGTGCTGTCCCTCGTGTGGAGCATCGTGCAGACGGCCACCGATCCCGGCGTCGCCTACTTCTCCACCGGCACCCGCGCGTGGGAGTTCGCACTCGGCGGTCTCGTCGCCACCATGCACCTGCCCGAGGTCCGCACCGAGGTCGCCCGGCGGGTCCGCCTGGTCGCCACCGGCATCGGCGTGGTGGCCCTCGCACTGTCCCTCGTCGTGATCACCCCGGAGACGGCGTTCCCCGGGATCGCGGCGCTACTGCCGGTCGCCGGCGCGGCGCTCGTGCTGCTGTTCGGCGCGGGGACCGAGTTCGAGGACGTCGGTGCGCTCCGGCCCGTCGCCTTCTTCGGGCGGATCTCGTACGCGCTCTACCTCTGGCACTGGCCACTCGTCGTCATCCTGCCGATCATGCTGGGCCGTCCGCTCGACGGGGCGACGAGTTCGGCAGTGCTGCTCGTCGCGATCGGTCTGGCCACCGTGACGACGATCTGGTTCGAGGAACCCGTCCGGTTCTCGACGTGGCTGCGGGACCTGCAGCCCCGGGGCGTCGTCTCGCTCGCCGTGATCTGCAGCTTCACCGTCGTGACACTCGGGGCCGCCACCCTGACCGCCGTCTACGTGCAGGAGGTCAACGCGACCACGGTCACGAAGCAGGTCACCGCGGAGCAGGAGGACGACGACGAGTCCTGCTTCGGTGCCGCCGCCCGCATCGGGTTCGCGGACCCCTGCGTCGATCCCGAACTCGCCGACGTCCGTGTGCCCGCTCCGGCCGTGGCCAAGGACGACGACGACAACCGCGCCGAGTGCTGGAGCGGCACGTTCCGGCCCTGCGTCCTCGGCAAGACCACCGGCTGGTCGAAGCACCTCATCGTCATCGGCGACTCGCACAGCAACGCACTGCTCGGTGCGTACGAGAAGATCGCCGACGACAACGGCTGGCGGATCGACCTGGCCGGCGCCGGCGGGTGTTACCTCACCACCGCGCAGCAGGACTCGCTGAGCCCCTCGTCGATGCGGGGGTGCAACTCGTGGAAGCACGCCGCCATCGACTACGTCCGCGAGCACCGCGACGCCGACGCCCTGGTCGTCACCCACTCCACCACGCAGATGCCGGTGAGCCTGCCGCCCGGACCCGCCCGCGACAAGGCCACCCGCAACGGCCTGGTCGACGCGTGGGAGCAGGCGGCCGGTGACGAGCTGCCCGTCATCGCGGTCCGTGACAACCCGGTACCCCGCCCCGACGTCGTCGCCTGCCTGAGCACGATGTCCGGGCCGACGACGGACGCCTGCGACCGGTCGCGCGCCGAAGCACTCGGCCTGACGGACTCGTCGGTCGAGGCCGTCGCCGCGTTCCGGGCGGCCGGGGGCAGGGCAGCATCGATCGACCTGAGCCGCTACTACTGCACCGACACCACGTGCCCGGCAGTCGTCGGAGGCGTCCTGGTCTACCGGGACAGCACGCACATCACGGCGACGTGGGCGTCGTCGCTCGAGCCGTACCTGGAGCGTGCGCTGCAGGACCGGTTGGCGGCGTTCGCGCGCTGA
- a CDS encoding MarR family winged helix-turn-helix transcriptional regulator: MTQTAPDPLALDRQLCFALAATSRSVIGLYRDLLEPMGLTHPQYLVMLALWERDPRSVREIAGELRLDSATLSPLLKRLEASGYVRRTRSAADERQLEVSLTTAGHALRDRAQAVPLAVADRLGWPLARLESLKDELTELLERVDQV; the protein is encoded by the coding sequence ATGACCCAGACCGCCCCGGACCCGCTCGCGCTCGACCGGCAACTCTGCTTCGCACTCGCGGCGACGAGCCGCAGCGTCATCGGGCTGTACCGCGACCTGCTCGAGCCGATGGGCCTGACCCACCCGCAGTACCTCGTGATGCTCGCCCTGTGGGAGCGGGACCCACGGTCGGTGCGCGAGATCGCCGGCGAGCTGCGACTGGACTCCGCGACGCTGAGCCCGCTGCTCAAGCGACTGGAGGCCTCCGGCTACGTCCGCCGCACCCGCAGCGCCGCCGACGAACGCCAACTCGAGGTGTCCCTGACGACCGCCGGGCACGCCCTGCGCGACCGAGCACAGGCGGTGCCGCTCGCCGTCGCCGACCGGCTCGGGTGGCCACTCGCCCGACTCGAGTCCCTGAAGGACGAGCTGACCGAGCTGCTGGAGCGTGTCGACCAGGTGTGA